In one window of Palaemon carinicauda isolate YSFRI2023 chromosome 2, ASM3689809v2, whole genome shotgun sequence DNA:
- the LOC137629846 gene encoding uncharacterized protein isoform X1, with protein MIRSMAALSKKFIGQGSDERDDNLADIPSEHTAHTRMVTQVEQICRSPVKLPEYGSLYSIMQHQPLHPQCHSLQNQDLSNVITHGKMQTQSIPVSQSLTYQKYAAPLVNSVHLPQNLDVIYDASASGVVYAAESDFEIPASGANIDKSDFNYNKCEIAGGSQMLHSDLENEALVIKEGNNWKRNIRKKQKNLGKSYTKKNGKVVPAKEFKVVNKCCSVGCFQSVSESDQRNGFTSYWSLGEWSMQTKFLWDHVQIKDTARKTVDGKSRRIHSRYFYIPSQKGEKIKVCKRMFLNLLQISNGRLSYTLSQKVPDSSEVVLKDKRGLNTPPNKTPLECIQEADEFIHLLPYCKVNSENGKVIFSVPQGITIRKVYSLYQRSLTEKGKSPVSLKVFRKLLPEIRKSDALSLPLPLVPYHQYKKKSSAGSLSGPSEKRQDDFSHCFQNTVSSFSARNNQMLQIYPCQSSSQVRPQDSSYIVAGGESYSHKIPSPVSQSTTQVSQVRPSQDTSYICGGAESYSHRIPSPVSQSTSQVRPSQDTSCIVGGESYPHRIPSPVSHDDMSGGYFENQEHFQEITNACFQEEDHVSFQHEESSSGISNQLQDASKHDFCPLLSQQNPKNDFKEKKVLSHSVRKQLRNEGKTYTTPTGKVIERKEFVPQYSCCFRKCYQLISLKQQELLFKSYWAIGSWNLQTKFLWDHIEVHSTRSKTVKEKDSRRALTRDFYLSTHDGKRSKVCKVLFCTTLQISNGRLTRAVNLKINSSSPPQDKRGKNSPGNKASSEDVEFMMYHVCQLLKRCSNQAKRLQKFILPPNMTLKAAHESYKTACTQQNKKPLCYTLFSQAFHKEVEVPSGVS; from the coding sequence GTCAAGGCAGTGATGAAAGGGATGACAATTTGGCAGATATTCCCAGTGAACACACTGCCCATACAAGGATGGTGACCCAAGTGGAACAGATATGTAGGTCACCAGTTAAATTGCCCGAATATGGAAGTCTATATTCGATAATGCAACATCAACCTTTACACCCACAATGCCATTCATTGCAGAATCAAGACTTAAGTAATGTGATCACTCATGGCAAAATGCAGACGCAGTCTATTCCTGTTTCTCAGTCACTAACCTATCAAAAATATGCAGCCCCATTAGTTAATTCAGTTCACTTACCTCAAAACCTTGATGTGATATATGATGCAAGTGCATCGGGTGTGGTCTATGCTGCTGAGAGTGACTTTGAGATTCCTGCAAGTGGAGCTAACATAGACAAAAGTGACTTCAATTATAATAAATGCGAAATTGCTGGTGGCTCCCAAATGCTTCATAGTGATCTTGAAAATGAGGCGCTCGTcataaaggaagggaataactggAAGAGAAATATCAGGAAAAAACAAAAGAACCTTGGTAAATCATATACCAAAAAGAATGGTAAAGTAGTCCCTGCCAAAGAGTTTAAGGTGGTCAATAAGTGCTGCAGTGTTGGATGTTTCCAAAGTGTTTCTGAAAGTGATCAAAGAAATGGATTCACTTCATATTGGAGTTTAGGCGAGTGGAGCATGCAAACCAAGTTTTTGTGGGACCACGTACAGATCAAAGATACTGCAAGAAAAACTGTCGATGGGAAATCCAGAAGGATTCACTCGAGATACTTCTATATTCCAAGTCAGAAAGGTGAAAAAATCAAGGTTTGCAAAAGAATGTTTTTAAACTTGCTGCAAATTTCCAATGGGCGTCTTAGTTACACCCTTAGTCAGAAGGTACCCGATTCTTCTGAGGTCGTCCTGAAAGATAAACGTGGCCTTAATACACCCCCAAATAAGACTCCTCTGGAATGTATTCAGGAGGCTGATGAGTTTATTCACTTATTGCCCTATTGTAAAGTAAATTCTGAAAATGGAAAGGTTATCTTTTCAGTTCCCCAAGGAATAACAATTCGGAAAGTTTATTCCCTGTATCAAAGGTCCCTTACAGAGAAAGGAAAATCCCCTGTTAGTTTGAAAGTATTCAGAAAGCTACTTCCTGAGATTCGTAAAAGTGATGCTTTAAGTTTGCCCTTACCTTTGGTTCCTTATCATCAGTATAAAAAGAAATCTTCAGCTGGTTCTTTATCAGGACCCAGTGAAAAAAGGCAGGATGATTTCTCTCACTGCTTCCAGAATACCGTGTCGTCTTTTTCAGCGAGAAATAATCAAATGCTACAGATTTATCCGTGTCAATCAAGCAGTCAAGTTAGACCTCAAGATTCTTCATATATTGTAGCAGGAGGAGAATCATACTCACATAAGATTCCATCGCCTGTTTCGCAATCAACCACTCAAGTTAGTCAAGTTAGACCTTCTCAAGACACTTCATATATTTGTGGAGGAGCAGAATCATACTCACATAGGATTCCATCGCCTGTTTCGCAATCAACCAGTCAAGTTAGACCTTCTCAAGACACTTCATGTATTGTAGGAGGAGAGTCATACCCACATAGGATTCCATCGCCTGTTTCGCATGATGATATGTCAGGAGGTTACTTTGAAAATCAAGAACATTTTCAAGAAATTACTAATGCATGTTTCCAGGAAGAAGATCATGTGAGCTTTCAACATGAGGAATCTTCTTCAGGTATATCGAATCAATTACAAGATGCCTCCAAACACGATTTCTGCCCATTGCTGTCGCAGCAGAATCCTAAAAATGACTTTAAGGAAAAGAAAGTGTTGAGCCACAGTGTTCGTAAGCAACTCCGAAACGAGGGGAAAACCTATACGACTCCCACGGGGAAAGTAATTGAGAGAAAGGAATTTGTACCTCAGTATTCATGCTGTTTTAGGAAGTGTTACCAGTTGATATCATTAAAACAACAGGAGTTATTATTCAAAAGTTACTGGGCGATTGGCTCGTGGAACCTTCAAACAAAATTTCTGTGGGACCATATAGAGGTTCACAGCACACGGTCAAAAACGGTTAAAGAAAAAGATTCTCGCCGAGCTCTCACGAGGGACTTTTATTTGAGTACTCATGATGGGAAGCGAAGTAAAGTCTGTAAAGTTCTCTTTTGCACAACATTACAAATATCTAATGGAAGATTAACAAGagctgtcaatttaaaaataaacaGCTCGAGTCCCCCTCAAGATAAGCGtgggaaaaatagccctggaaATAAGGCTTCGTCAGAGGATGTGGAATTCATGATGTACCATGTATGTCAGCTGTTAAAACGTTGCAGTAATCAGGCTAAAAGGCTTCAAAAGTTTATTCTGCCGCCTAATATGACGCTAAAGGCAGCCCACGAATCGTACAAAACTGCTTGTACTCAACAAAATAAGAAACCCTTGTGTTACACACTTTTTTCACAAGCTTTTCACAAGGAGGTTGAAGTTCCTAGTGGGGTTTCTTAA